The following proteins are encoded in a genomic region of Dioscorea cayenensis subsp. rotundata cultivar TDr96_F1 chromosome 8, TDr96_F1_v2_PseudoChromosome.rev07_lg8_w22 25.fasta, whole genome shotgun sequence:
- the LOC120267853 gene encoding uncharacterized protein LOC120267853 codes for MAADVSARLRMMKDGGGDGKGQRDLITRDLLGGCDLGGQDRRLDLMPEKAYLERRGLHDLNLPPPPAAAIGTQAITEDSAALDLRLVSPSSSAAPEYQSVCTLEKVKSALERAEREARGRRRMSDGSPSPSSSTTSSSAKRRAAEAEEEEGLDGWDSSAETGMMAAGCPGCLLYVLISRRNPRCPRCDSHVPITAIPKKLKIDLNYTSP; via the exons ATGGCGGCGGACGTGAGCGCAAGGTTGAGGATGATGAAGGACGGCGGCGGCGATGGCAAGGGCCAGCGCGACCTGATCACAAGAGACCTCCTCGGTGGCTGTGATCTCGGAGGACAAGATCGGCGTCTTGATCTCATG CCGGAGAAGGCGTACCTCGAGAGGAGAGGTCTCCACGATCTGAACCTCCCGCCGCCGCCGGCAGCGGCGATCGGAACGCAAGCGATCACGGAGGACTCCGCAGCGCTGGATCTCAGGCTCGTTTCGCCGTCCTCCTCCGCGGCGCCGGAGTACCAGAGCGTGTGCACCCTTGAGAAGGTGAAGTCCGCGCTAGAGAGGGCGGAGAGGGAAGCAAGGGGAAGGAGGAGGATGTCGGACGGCTCGCCGTCGCCGTCGTCGTCGACGACGTCTTCCTCGGCGAAGAGACGGGCAGCGgaggcggaggaggaggagggattGGACGGCTGGGATTCGTCCGCGGAGACGGGGATGATGGCTGCTGGATGCCCTGGATGCTTGCTTTATGTGCTGATCTCGAGGCGGAATCCACGGTGCCCACGCTGTGATTCGCACGTGCCGATCACGGCGATCCCGAAGAAGCTCAAGATTGATCTCAACTACACCTCTCCctga